One Pyrus communis chromosome 4, drPyrComm1.1, whole genome shotgun sequence genomic region harbors:
- the LOC137732896 gene encoding pentatricopeptide repeat-containing protein At3g58590, translating to MGRVGVLLRHRLPPPFPNCSINPLHFGIVAPLLIISNCISTHGDFLQQHKHLLQLLRACSRVQSLRVTKPLHALTITTGPSPTQPIFVYNNILSQYFSLGELSVARQWFDKMPDRNAVSYNIIISAYSRCGYIREAWRIFSEMRCYGFELTQYVFGGLLTCGSLDVYHGVQLHSLVIKNGLFDVDAFAGTSLLSFYGRHGLLKEAVWAFEDMPFKSLVTWNSMISMLGNHGFADYCVVLFRELVRKSYTLSEGSFVGILSAFSCQQDLGFGEQLHSLAIKNGFKCEVLVVNSIMSMYVKCTDICSAEKVLDEVTVQDVVSWNTIIGAVAKTERSWKALELFSKMSMDGVLPSEITFVSLIYCCNHLEMPCYGESFHAKTIQNAFESNVFVGSALIDFYTKCDNLENAHRCFNEIYAKNVVSWNALIWGYSNIYSPASIFLMQEMLHLGYRPTEFTFSAVLKSSLALEAQQLHCLIIRMGFQENKYVLDSLITSYAKNGLISHLLVFLTASADGLLAAVPCYVIAGICNGTKQYDDTPKLPTVLEKLDLVSWNCVIGACARSDYYKGAFELYKWMQWYQVLPDNYTFVSLLSVCAKLCNFSLGSSLHCYIIKTNFNCCDTFVCNMLIDMYGKCGSIGSSVKIFEEMEDKNLFTWTALISALGFNGHALEAIKRFREMILFGLKPDVVTFGATLTACRHGGLVTDGIQLLGQMKMDYGVEPEMDHYHCVVDLLAKSGHVREAEKVIFNMPFPPNVVIWRSFFEGCKSYGADTKQAP from the exons ATGGGTCGGGTTGG GGTCCTTCTCCGCCATCGTCTTCCTCCTCCATTCCCTAACT GTTCAATCAACCCACTCCATTTTGGAATCGTGGCTCCGTTGCTGATCATTTCCAACTGCATAAGCACCCATGGAGACTTCCTGCAACAACACAAACACCTTCTGCAACTACTGCGAGCATGCTCAAGGGTTCAGTCCCTTAGAGTAACAAAACCACTCCATGCTCTCACCATCACAACGGGTCCATCTCCAACCCAACCCATTTTTGTTTACAACAACATCTTGTCCCAGTATTTTTCACTTGGCGAATTGTCAGTTGCACGTCAATGGTTTGACAAAATGCCTGATAGAAATGCTGTATCATATAATATCATAATTAGTGCTTACAGTAGATGCGGGTACATAAGGGAAGCTTGGCGAATTTTTTCTGAGATGAGGTGTTATGGGTTTGAGCTAACTCAGTATGTGTTTGGTGGGTTGTTGACATGTGGGTCATTGGATGTTTACCATGGGGTTCAGTTGCATTCTTTGGTAATAAAGAATGGTTTGTTTGATGTTGATGCTTTTGCAGGGACTTCTTTGTTAAGTTTTTACGGTAGGCATGGGTTGTTAAAGGAAGCGGTTTGGGCATTTGAGGATATGCCTTTTAAGAGCTTGGTCACATGGAATTCAATGATATCCATGCTTGGGAATCATGGGTTTGCTGATTATTGCGTGGTGTTATTTCGAGAACTTGTGAGAAAGAGTTATACTTTGTCTGAAGGTTCTTTTGTGGGTATTCTTTCAGCATTTTCATGCCAACAAGACTTGGGATTTGGGGAACAACTGCATTCTTTAGCCATAAAGAATGGGTTTAAGTGTGAAGTTCTTGTGGTGAATTCTATTATGAGTATGTATGTGAAATGCACTGACATATGCTCGGCTGAGAAAGTTTTGGATGAGGTTACTGTTCAGGATGTTGTATCATGGAATACTATCATTGGTGCTGTAGCGAAAACTGAGAGATCATGGAAAGCACTCGAACTCTTCTCTAAAATGTCGATGGATGGAGTATTGCCTAGTGAGATCACATTTGTTAGTCTTATATACTGTTGTAACCATTTGGAGATGCCGTGCTATGGTGAGTCCTTTCATGCTAAGACGATCCAAAATGCTTTTGAATCTAATGTTTTTGTTGGTAGTGCACTGATTGACTTTTATACCAAGTGTGACAATTTGGAAAATGCCCATCGCTGTTTTAATGAGATATATGCGAAAAATGTGGTTTCCTGGAATGCTTTGATTTGGGGATACTCTAATATCTATTCGCCTGCTTCTATATTCTTAATGCAAGAAATGCTTCATTTGGGTTACCGACCAACTGAGTTCACGTTTTCAGCTGTTCTTAAGTCGTCATTGGCATTAGAAGCACAACAACTTCATTGCTTAATTATAAGAATGGGCTTTCAGGAAAACAAGTATGTCTTGGACTCTCTTATAACCTCATATGCCAAGAATGGTCTCATATCTCATCTGCTGGTCTTTCTCACAGCTTCTGCTGATGGTCTGCTTGCTGCTGTTCCTTGTTATGTCATTGCTGGAATTTGTAATGGAACCAAGCAATATGATGATACTCCGAAATTACCTACGGTTCTTGAAAAACTTGACCTTGTATCCTGGAACTGTGTGATTGGAGCTTGTGCCCGCAGTGACTATTACAAAGGGGCATTTGAGCTTTACAAATGGATGCAGTGGTATCAAGTCCTACCAGACAATTATACGTTTGTTAGCCTTCTAAGCGTCTGTGCTAAACTGTGCAACTTTTCTTTGGGCAGTTCTCTTCACTGTTATATCATTAAGACTAATTTCAATTGTTGTGACACATTTGTATGCAACATGTTAATTGACATGTATGGGAAATGTGGTAGCATCGGCAGCTCAGTGAAGATCTTTGAAGAAATGGAAGACAAAAATCTATTCACATGGACAGCTCTGATTTCTGCACTTGGATTTAACGGTCATGCTCTTGAGGCAATAAAACGATTTAGAGAAATGATTCTCTTCGGCTTGAAGCCGGACGTAGTGACTTTTGGCGCTACGCTTACGGCTTGTAGGCATGGCGGGTTGGTGACAGATGGGATCCAGTTATTGGGGCAGATGAAAATGGATTATGGGGTTGAACCAGAAATGGATCATTACCATTGTGTGGTGGACTTACTGGCTAAAAGTGGACATGTTAGGGAAGCAGAGAAGGTGATTTTCAACATGCCCTTCCCACCAAATGTCGTTATATGGCGTAGTTTCTTTGAGGGCTGCAAGAGTTATGGAGCTGATACAAAACAAGCCCCGTAA